From the genome of Simkania negevensis Z:
CCAAGTTCAAGAAGCTATTACGAATCTCACTGGGCAAAATATCTATTGGGATACCTCCATTCAAGACTCAGTCACCACCATTTCAGCTGGGGATTTGCTCCAAAAAGAACTAACGGGAGAGTTTGCAGTTCAGATCGCTTTGCTTAATAATCAAAATCTTCAGGGGACTTATGAAAGCCTTGGAATTGCTAAAGCACAACTCGCACAAGCTGGTCTTCTAAAAAATCCCATCTTCTCATTTTCCTACCGATTCTCTACCCAATCAGCCGTCACAGACTTGATCGATATCAGCTTATTTCAGAATTTTTTAGAAATCCTGCTAATTCCTTTGAAAAAGAGAATGGCACAGGCTGAATTGGAAGCAGCACAAGCCATGGTTACTACTCAAGTTCTCGATGTTATCGCAGAGACAAAAATTGCTTTTTATAGGCTTCAAGCCGCAGAGCAGATATGGAAATTAAAAAAGCAAATTCTCTTGGCAACGCAGCTCTCTTATGAAGCGGCCCAAAGGCTATTTGAAGCGGGCAACATCAAAGACTTACAAGTATCGATGGAGCGCTCTCTCTATGAACAATCAAAACTCGAGGTAGCATCTTGGGAAATCGCCGTCTTAGAAGCAAGGGAAAAGCTCAATATCCTCATGGGGCTTTGGGGGTATCAGATTGACTGGAAGATTGCTTTGGGATTGCCTGCAATTCCCATGGAAGAAAAGGATTTTAAGGATGTCGAAAATGATGCGATTATGAGTA
Proteins encoded in this window:
- a CDS encoding TolC family protein, producing the protein MRVDTNPQPTFSQVQEAITNLTGQNIYWDTSIQDSVTTISAGDLLQKELTGEFAVQIALLNNQNLQGTYESLGIAKAQLAQAGLLKNPIFSFSYRFSTQSAVTDLIDISLFQNFLEILLIPLKKRMAQAELEAAQAMVTTQVLDVIAETKIAFYRLQAAEQIWKLKKQILLATQLSYEAAQRLFEAGNIKDLQVSMERSLYEQSKLEVASWEIAVLEAREKLNILMGLWGYQIDWKIALGLPAIPMEEKDFKDVENDAIMSSIDLRVAYKRILATAAGFGIDTTKLVFPQLDIGVSSERDDSVWYVGPAFSLAIPLFDFGQANSAKAQAKIMQEWNQYTALAIEIRSKARSSRFSLLNAFRQSRYLEKIIVPLAEQITHSTLLQHNAMQLGIFHLLSAKREELEKKIQSIHMQQEYWRSKVALQTLLKGHVLGKHLFEMPLRKHYE